Proteins encoded within one genomic window of Cucumis sativus cultivar 9930 chromosome 3, Cucumber_9930_V3, whole genome shotgun sequence:
- the LOC101207928 gene encoding uncharacterized protein LOC101207928, whose protein sequence is MAKFNVVQKQRRAAKAQIKRDAHGDPLTKKLKIKQQPTYVSNKRKRKLMKKKRREEKEALQMGLTNMEDVEMAVAEELKNTNRTSTKFHVKKSVRLRQLRSKGKKNKGKSSSSSGSKASGDAMVE, encoded by the exons ATGGCGAAATTCAATGTAGTTCAGAAGCAAAGGCGGGCTGCTAAAGCTCAGATAAAGAGAGACGCCCATGGTGATCCTTTGACCAAGAAGCTCAAGATCAAGCAACAACCTACTTATGTATCCAACAAGCGTAAGCGCaaattgatgaagaaaaagCGCAGG GAAGAGAAGGAAGCTTTACAGATGGGTCTGACGAACATGGAAGATGTTGAAATGGCTGTTGCTGAAG AGCTTAAAAACACCAACCGGACGTCCACCAAGTTCCATGTGAAGAAGAGTGTAAGGCTCAGGCAATTAAGGAGCAAAG GCAAGAAGAATAAAGGGAAATCTTCTTCGAGTTCGGGTTCTAAAGCATCAGGCGATGCTATGGTAGAGTAA
- the LOC101208334 gene encoding auxin-responsive protein SAUR36 has product MRRIRGFKLGKHIRRISNWILHRRRRNRSGYSLLSSGRSTKPIAKLLRWGRRLRDGAKSICSSRRRLSYVPLDRDLKEKKSAAVPKGHLAVYVGQNDGEFHRVLVPVIYFNHPLFGELLREAEEEYGFEHEGGITIPCPYAEFENVQSRIKSGSSGRKAPWKKLGCYGD; this is encoded by the coding sequence ATGAGACGAATCAGAGGATTCAAACTCGGCAAACACATCCGTCGGATCTCCAACTGGATTCTCCACAGACGGCGCCGGAATCGGTCTGGATACTCTTTGTTGAGCTCCGGACGCTCAACCAAGCCGATTGCAAAGCTGTTACGCTGGGGAAGGCGGTTGAGAGACGGAGCGAAATCGATCTGTTCGAGTAGAAGGAGATTGAGTTATGTCCCGTTAGATCGTGATTTGAAGGAGAAAAAGTCTGCGGCGGTCCCGAAAGGTCATTTGGCTGTATACGTTGGACAAAACGACGGTGAGTTCCACCGTGTTCTTGTGCCAGTGATTTACTTTAACCATCCTCTGTTTGGAGAGCTTCTGAGAGAAGCGGAGGAGGAGTACGGATTTGAACATGAAGGTGGAATTACGATTCCTTGTCCGTACGCTGAGTTCGAGAATGTTCAGTCGAGAATAAAGTCGGGTTCTAGTGGGCGGAAAGCGCCATGGAAGAAGCTTGGGTGTTATGGagattga